Proteins co-encoded in one Pseudoxanthobacter soli DSM 19599 genomic window:
- the gabT gene encoding 4-aminobutyrate--2-oxoglutarate transaminase, which produces MTTNAELLARRNAAVPRGVGHTTPISAERAENAEVWDVEGKRYIDFAGGIAVLNTGHRHPKVIAAVKEQLDRFTHTCFQVLMYEPYIELAERLNALAPIDGPAKSLFFTTGAEATENAVKIARIVTGRSGIIAFTGSFHGRTNLAVTLTGKVLPYKKGLPATLPDIFHVPFPAPQNDVTVDEALRHLSFLFKADVAPDHVAAIIIEPVQGEGGFHMAPPALMTALRTICDEHGILLIADEVQTGFGRTGKMFGMEHYEVKPDLICVAKSLAGGFPLSGVIGKADVIDGVDPGGLGGTYAGNPLACAAALAVLDVFEEEHLLDRSNAIGERIRARLHGWERRNDLAPIAAVRGPGAMIGFDIVKERGTHEPDADTTKAVVKKAYESGLVLLSCGTTYNTIRILVPLTASDEIVDEGLDLLEGALRIS; this is translated from the coding sequence ATGACGACCAATGCCGAATTGCTCGCCCGTCGCAATGCAGCCGTGCCGCGCGGCGTGGGGCACACCACGCCGATCTCGGCGGAGCGAGCGGAAAATGCCGAGGTCTGGGACGTCGAGGGCAAGCGCTACATCGATTTCGCCGGCGGCATCGCGGTGCTGAACACCGGCCACCGCCATCCCAAGGTGATCGCCGCCGTCAAGGAGCAGCTCGACCGCTTCACCCACACCTGTTTCCAGGTGCTGATGTACGAGCCCTATATCGAACTGGCCGAGCGGCTGAACGCCCTCGCCCCGATCGACGGGCCGGCGAAGTCGCTGTTCTTCACCACCGGCGCCGAGGCGACCGAGAACGCGGTCAAGATCGCGCGCATCGTCACCGGCCGCTCGGGCATCATCGCCTTCACCGGATCGTTCCACGGCCGCACCAACCTCGCCGTGACGCTGACCGGCAAGGTGCTGCCCTACAAGAAGGGCCTGCCGGCCACCCTGCCCGACATCTTCCACGTGCCGTTCCCCGCGCCGCAGAACGACGTGACCGTGGATGAGGCGCTGCGCCACCTGAGCTTCCTGTTCAAGGCCGACGTCGCGCCCGACCATGTCGCCGCGATCATCATCGAGCCGGTGCAGGGCGAAGGCGGCTTCCACATGGCGCCGCCGGCGCTGATGACGGCGCTGCGCACGATCTGCGACGAGCACGGCATCCTGCTGATCGCCGACGAGGTGCAGACCGGCTTCGGGCGCACCGGCAAGATGTTCGGCATGGAGCACTACGAGGTGAAGCCGGACCTGATCTGCGTGGCGAAGAGCCTCGCGGGCGGCTTCCCGCTTTCCGGCGTCATCGGCAAGGCGGACGTGATCGACGGCGTCGATCCGGGTGGCCTCGGCGGCACCTATGCCGGCAACCCGCTCGCCTGCGCGGCGGCCCTCGCCGTGCTCGACGTGTTCGAGGAAGAGCACCTGCTCGACCGTTCGAACGCCATCGGCGAGCGCATCCGCGCCCGTCTGCACGGCTGGGAGCGGCGCAACGACCTCGCCCCCATCGCGGCGGTGCGCGGCCCGGGCGCGATGATCGGCTTCGACATCGTCAAGGAGCGCGGCACGCACGAACCCGATGCCGACACCACCAAGGCGGTGGTGAAGAAGGCCTATGAAAGCGGCCTCGTGCTGCTTTCCTGCGGCACCACCTACAACACCATCCGCATCCTGGTTCCGCTGACGGCCTCCGACGAGATCGTCGACGAGGGCCTGGACCTTCTCGAAGGCGCGCTGCGGATTTCGTAA
- a CDS encoding pyridoxal phosphate-dependent aminotransferase, which translates to MSVSSRRFSSRVDHIAGESVDAWKIHYAARQAERRGEDVIVLSVGDPDFATPAPIVRTAIEALERGDTHYSDILGRPALREAIAREHNRRSGMNVGPENVIIASGAQNALFATALCLFGPGDEVIVPEPMYLTYPATIGASGATLVPVAMPAAGGLRPDIAAIAAAVTPRTRAIALANPNNPTGMVLTREEADAIAAIAIHNDLWVISDEVYGTLVFDREHITLAALPGMAERTVTVDSLSKSHAMTGWRVGWLVAPPDLIGHVANLDLCMLYGLPGFVQEAALVAVEDSAAVTEAMRLIYRRRRDLVVAGLEGIDGIRCLTPEAGMFCLLDVRDTGLSALDFAWGLFRETGVSVLDAAPFGPSAAGFVRLAFTIGDEQLAEACVRIAGYVTRLMRRNDIEG; encoded by the coding sequence ATGTCCGTCTCTTCCCGGCGTTTTTCCTCCCGCGTCGACCACATCGCCGGCGAATCGGTCGATGCCTGGAAAATCCACTATGCGGCCAGACAGGCCGAGCGGCGCGGCGAGGACGTCATCGTCCTCAGCGTCGGCGACCCGGATTTCGCCACCCCGGCGCCGATCGTGCGCACGGCGATCGAGGCGCTGGAGCGCGGCGACACGCATTATTCGGACATTCTCGGCCGCCCCGCGCTGCGCGAGGCGATCGCCCGCGAGCACAACCGCCGCAGCGGCATGAATGTCGGCCCGGAGAACGTGATCATCGCCTCCGGCGCCCAGAACGCGCTGTTCGCCACCGCGCTCTGCCTGTTCGGGCCGGGCGACGAGGTCATCGTGCCGGAACCGATGTATCTCACCTATCCCGCCACCATCGGCGCTTCGGGCGCCACCCTGGTTCCCGTCGCGATGCCGGCGGCCGGCGGCCTCAGGCCCGATATCGCGGCGATCGCCGCGGCCGTCACCCCGCGCACGCGCGCCATCGCGCTCGCCAATCCCAACAACCCGACCGGCATGGTGCTGACCCGCGAGGAGGCCGATGCCATCGCCGCCATCGCGATCCACAACGACCTGTGGGTCATCTCCGACGAGGTCTACGGCACGCTGGTGTTCGACCGCGAGCACATCACCCTCGCCGCCCTGCCGGGCATGGCCGAACGCACCGTGACCGTGGACAGCCTGTCGAAGTCCCACGCCATGACGGGCTGGCGCGTCGGCTGGCTGGTCGCGCCGCCGGATCTCATCGGCCACGTCGCCAATCTCGACCTGTGCATGCTCTACGGCCTGCCCGGCTTCGTTCAGGAGGCGGCGCTGGTCGCGGTGGAGGACAGCGCGGCGGTGACCGAGGCGATGCGCTTGATCTATCGCCGCCGCCGCGACCTTGTCGTCGCAGGGCTGGAGGGCATCGACGGCATCCGCTGCCTGACGCCGGAAGCCGGCATGTTCTGTCTGCTCGACGTGCGGGACACCGGGCTCAGCGCGCTCGATTTCGCGTGGGGCCTGTTCCGCGAGACCGGGGTTTCGGTGCTCGACGCAGCCCCGTTCGGCCCGAGCGCGGCCGGCTTCGTGCGCCTTGCCTTCACCATCGGCGACGAGCAGCTCGCGGAAGCCTGCGTGCGCATCGCCGGCTATGTCACCCGGCTGATGCGGCGAAACGATATCGAGGGTTAG
- a CDS encoding 5-guanidino-2-oxopentanoate decarboxylase — protein sequence MTTCGEVLVELLEAYGVDVVFGIPGVHNVEFYRGLSASTVRHVTPRHEQGAGFMADGYARATGRPGVCFTITGPGLTNILTAMGQAYSDSIPMLVIASTNSRPQLGTGRGHLHELKSQRALAEGVTAFSHTLMTPDQLPDVLARAMAVFASARPRPVYIEIPVDVIAAPASHLPRKAHALPAPPLPPASAIAAAANACAAAERPLLVLGGGAVAAPAAAVALAEALDAPTVMTINARGLLPPDHPLIAGEILTAPPILAALAEADLVIAAGTEFGETEMYPDVADIRIPGGLVRIDIDPEQLVRAPAADIPLLGDCRATMAALAESLPADRDSGGAARAAALRAATAAALPTGIAPYRRLMETIDAVLPHAIVVGDSTQTVYHANQFYRPALPRSFFNASTGYGTLGYGLPAAIGAQLGEPDRPVIALVGDGGVLFTIGELAAAVEAGAPVIVILWNNDGYGEIRSYMTARQITPVGVDLKVPDFIRIAEGFGCAAERVRSFAGLADALVAAHERFVPTLIEIRADAPFIRECL from the coding sequence ATGACCACCTGCGGCGAAGTGCTGGTCGAGCTGCTCGAAGCCTACGGCGTCGACGTGGTGTTCGGCATTCCGGGCGTCCACAATGTCGAGTTCTATCGCGGGCTATCGGCCTCCACCGTCCGCCACGTCACGCCCCGCCACGAACAGGGCGCCGGCTTCATGGCCGACGGCTATGCCCGCGCCACAGGGCGGCCGGGCGTGTGCTTCACCATCACCGGCCCGGGGCTGACCAACATCCTGACCGCGATGGGACAGGCCTATTCGGATTCGATTCCGATGCTGGTGATCGCCAGCACCAACAGCCGGCCGCAGCTCGGCACCGGGCGCGGCCACCTGCACGAGCTGAAATCGCAGCGCGCGCTTGCCGAGGGCGTCACCGCCTTCAGCCACACGCTGATGACGCCCGACCAGCTGCCGGACGTGCTGGCGCGGGCGATGGCGGTGTTCGCGAGCGCCCGCCCGCGACCGGTCTATATCGAAATCCCCGTGGACGTGATTGCGGCACCGGCAAGCCATCTGCCGCGCAAGGCCCACGCCCTGCCGGCCCCGCCGCTGCCGCCGGCGAGCGCCATCGCCGCGGCGGCAAATGCCTGCGCGGCGGCGGAACGGCCGCTGCTGGTACTCGGCGGCGGTGCGGTGGCGGCGCCCGCGGCCGCCGTGGCGCTTGCCGAAGCGCTCGACGCGCCGACGGTGATGACCATCAACGCCCGTGGCCTGCTGCCGCCGGACCACCCGCTGATCGCAGGCGAAATCCTCACCGCGCCGCCGATCCTCGCCGCGCTGGCGGAGGCGGACCTCGTGATCGCCGCCGGCACCGAGTTCGGGGAGACGGAGATGTATCCCGACGTCGCCGACATCCGCATTCCCGGCGGGCTGGTGCGCATCGACATCGACCCCGAACAGCTGGTGCGGGCACCGGCCGCCGACATCCCGCTTCTCGGCGATTGCCGCGCGACCATGGCCGCGCTGGCGGAGTCCCTGCCGGCCGATCGGGACAGCGGCGGCGCCGCCCGCGCGGCAGCGCTGCGCGCGGCGACCGCCGCCGCCCTGCCCACCGGCATCGCGCCCTATCGCCGGCTGATGGAGACCATCGACGCGGTGCTGCCGCACGCGATCGTCGTCGGCGATTCCACCCAGACGGTCTACCACGCCAACCAGTTCTACCGTCCCGCGCTGCCGCGTTCGTTCTTCAACGCCTCCACCGGCTACGGCACCCTCGGCTACGGCCTGCCGGCCGCCATCGGCGCGCAGCTCGGCGAGCCAGACCGGCCGGTGATCGCCCTCGTCGGCGACGGCGGCGTGCTGTTCACCATCGGCGAACTCGCCGCGGCGGTGGAAGCCGGCGCGCCGGTGATCGTCATCCTCTGGAACAACGATGGCTATGGCGAGATCCGCAGCTACATGACGGCGCGGCAAATCACCCCGGTCGGCGTCGACCTCAAGGTGCCGGACTTCATCCGCATCGCGGAGGGTTTCGGTTGCGCGGCCGAACGCGTGCGCAGCTTCGCCGGGCTCGCCGACGCCCTCGTTGCCGCCCACGAGCGCTTCGTGCCGACGCTGATCGAGATCCGCGCCGACGCCCCGTTCATCCGGGAATGCCTCTGA
- a CDS encoding FadR/GntR family transcriptional regulator, giving the protein MARSDGGSRKTGRSGRAVAASPKAASPKAASPKAASPKAASPKAPSRNAASPKAASPKAASPKAGSSKAGSSGSGAASAPAATRKPVRPPAESLAQRAARVIGTSIVRGEYLPGETLPVESEICLALGVGRNILREAVKILAGKGMIRTVRRAGTLVLPRASWSVLDADLVKWSLADDDLRGPLAADLLALRATVLPDAAALAARRPAAASVERLSAAVAAFEAAGSDRAESVTAENRIAAELLTGSGNQAFAGLVAALGLALSAAAPPRRRAAAASYRAAADAIAARDPAAASAAVAAAIGVKRAGA; this is encoded by the coding sequence ATGGCGCGATCTGACGGCGGTTCCAGGAAGACGGGCAGGTCCGGCAGGGCGGTCGCGGCATCGCCCAAAGCTGCATCGCCCAAAGCTGCGTCGCCCAAAGCTGCGTCGCCCAAAGCTGCGTCGCCCAAGGCGCCATCCCGCAACGCCGCATCTCCCAAGGCAGCATCTCCCAAGGCAGCATCTCCCAAGGCGGGGTCCTCCAAGGCCGGGTCCTCCGGGTCGGGTGCCGCGTCCGCGCCCGCCGCGACGAGAAAGCCCGTCCGTCCGCCCGCCGAAAGCCTCGCCCAGCGTGCCGCCCGCGTGATCGGCACGTCGATCGTGCGGGGCGAGTACCTGCCCGGCGAGACCCTGCCGGTCGAAAGCGAAATCTGCCTGGCGCTCGGCGTCGGCCGCAACATCCTGCGCGAGGCGGTGAAGATCCTCGCCGGCAAGGGCATGATCCGCACCGTCCGCCGCGCGGGCACGCTGGTGCTGCCGCGCGCCTCGTGGAGCGTGCTCGACGCCGATCTCGTGAAATGGTCGCTCGCCGACGACGACCTGCGCGGCCCGCTCGCCGCCGACCTCCTCGCGCTCCGGGCGACGGTGCTGCCCGATGCCGCCGCGCTCGCGGCGCGCCGGCCGGCCGCCGCGTCGGTCGAGCGCCTGTCGGCTGCGGTCGCGGCGTTCGAGGCCGCGGGAAGCGACCGCGCCGAGTCCGTCACCGCCGAGAACCGCATCGCCGCGGAACTGCTGACGGGCAGCGGCAACCAGGCCTTCGCCGGCCTTGTCGCGGCCCTCGGCCTCGCCCTCTCGGCGGCCGCGCCGCCGCGCCGCCGCGCCGCCGCCGCCTCCTACCGCGCCGCCGCCGACGCCATCGCCGCCCGCGACCCCGCCGCCGCGTCGGCTGCGGTGGCTGCGGCCATCGGCGTCAAGCGCGCGGGGGCCTGA
- a CDS encoding aldolase/citrate lyase family protein: MTAPSLRSLALIRPDGTGALDAAVATGADAVVIDLAPFRDAALVDARTRTAALLAAMPRGGGAPLRFVRVHPIASGLVDGDLDAVIAAGPDGIVLPGADPDGIGRLALRIAVREARLGLDAGAVSIIAMVAEDAAGLLKLCGAQPAGRLAALGFCPARFRGAVGTPGRLANGREDAGAADLLARGLVAAAAAAAGVAALIDLTAETAAQSDNHATEELGALARRALRDGFTGGFASAPEGIAALNGVFRGEEAAVG, encoded by the coding sequence ATGACCGCGCCCTCGCTCCGCTCGCTCGCCCTCATCCGCCCCGACGGGACGGGTGCGCTCGACGCTGCGGTTGCAACCGGCGCGGATGCGGTGGTGATCGATCTCGCGCCGTTCCGCGATGCCGCCCTTGTGGACGCGCGGACCCGCACGGCGGCGCTGCTCGCGGCGATGCCGCGCGGCGGCGGCGCGCCGCTCCGGTTCGTGCGCGTTCACCCCATCGCGTCGGGCCTCGTCGATGGCGACCTCGATGCGGTGATCGCTGCCGGGCCGGACGGCATCGTGCTGCCGGGCGCGGACCCCGACGGCATCGGCCGTCTGGCGCTGCGCATCGCCGTACGCGAGGCGCGGCTCGGGCTCGATGCCGGTGCGGTGTCGATCATCGCGATGGTGGCGGAGGACGCGGCCGGGCTTCTGAAGCTGTGCGGCGCGCAGCCGGCAGGGCGCCTCGCGGCCCTCGGCTTCTGTCCCGCCCGGTTTCGCGGCGCGGTCGGCACTCCCGGACGGCTCGCCAATGGGCGGGAAGATGCCGGCGCGGCCGACCTGCTGGCGCGCGGATTGGTGGCGGCGGCCGCCGCGGCGGCCGGCGTGGCCGCGCTGATCGACCTGACGGCGGAGACCGCGGCGCAGAGCGACAATCATGCGACCGAAGAATTGGGCGCGCTCGCCCGCCGCGCGCTCCGCGACGGCTTCACCGGCGGCTTCGCCTCGGCCCCGGAAGGCATCGCCGCGCTGAACGGGGTGTTCCGCGGCGAAGAAGCCGCAGTGGGGTGA